Sequence from the Toxotes jaculatrix isolate fToxJac2 chromosome 24, fToxJac2.pri, whole genome shotgun sequence genome:
AGCTGTGAAGCCTTAGTGTAGTATGATGGTATGTACTCCGTGTTGAAGCATTACTGCAGGTTGATGTTGTGCACTCAGTGTCGAAGTGTTACTGTACTAAGTTGTTTGTGAGTGTATTGTGAAGTCTTAGTGTAGTGTGAGGAGTTTCTCATACTACACTACTTCtcacttactatagtatgatgtctTTGATTGCAATGAGATGCGTCAGTGTAGTGAGAAGTTTGTGAGTGCAGGTAGAAGTGTGACTGTAGTCTGACTATAGTGTGACTGTAAGTGTGACTATAAGTGTCACTAGGAGTGTGACGGTTGTCAGACCATGTGCTGTGATGTTTTGCAAGCAATTGTGAAGTCTGACTGTAGGGTGTTGTGGACTGCATGTTGGTGTCTTACTTGTTAGTCGTATGCTGTTCATTGCAGTGTGAAGCGTTCCTATTGTGTGGTGGTTTTCAGCCAATGTAGAACTGTTACTGTAGTTTGATATGTGTCCATCCATGGTCAGGTGTTAtgatagtatgttgtttttgaaGCAGTTTTGAAACTGTAGTGTAGTATGATGGTTTTCAGTCAGTGTTGAAGGCCTACTGCAGGGTGATGTTTTGCAGTCAGTGTcgaagccttactatatactgTGTTGTTTTGGATGGTATGGTGAAGCTCTATGGTAGTGTGACGAGTGTCTGCAGTTTGCAGCCTTAGTCTAGTGTGACGTCTGTGTTTGCACTGAGGtgccttactgtagtatgacgtttGTCAGTGCAGGTAGAAGTGTGAGTATATTATGATGCTTCTGAAGTAATTTAGAGGCTTTATTGTCGTATGACATGTTGCAATCCATGTAGATGGTGTCTTAGAGTCTGTTGTAGGTAGCGTTGTTTTCAAGCCTTACTGTAGTAGGATGTTGTGCACTCCATGTCGATGCCTTTCTATAGTGTGTTGTGGGTTTGTCCATGTTGGAGCCTGAGTATAGTGTGTTGTTCTTGACGGGCTTTTCaggccatacaaaagtatgatgtgttttgctcagttttgaagccttactgtactatgttCTTGTGCATGCAATATGTATGCCGTACTGTAGTAGGACTTTGTTCAGTGCATGTGGCAGCATTCCTATAccacaatactatactatgatgttgaGCAAGAAATGTTGAGGCCTTATTGTaggatgttgtgtttcagtcCATAGTGATGCTTAGCTGTAGTATGTTGGTTGCGATGGCATTTTGAGGACTTAGTGGAGTCTGTCGGTGTTTATTCCATGTGGAAGGCGTACTACAGTATGACGTATTCCACTGCATTTAGAGGCCTAACGATAGTATGTTGTTTAAGACTGCATGTTGATGCTAATCTTTAGGGTGATGGTGTGCATGCAGTTATGAAGCTTTAATATGTGTTGACTGTAGTCTGAGTATGGTTTGATTATAGACTGACTGTTTTCGGTCCGTGTAGAAGCTGTACTATGGTATGACATGTGTCAGTCCATGTTGATGCCGTATAGTAGTATGTGTTGTATCGCTCCGTTTTGAAGCTTTAATGAAGTAGGATGTTTGAGGCCTTTCTATAGTGTGTTGTTCTTTTCTGCATGTTGAAGCCTAAGGAAAGTCTGTTCTGGTGGAGTGCAGTGCGAAGATTGAGTGTAGTAGGAGCTGTGTCAGTCCATGTTTAAATGTGACTGTAGTATGAAGTGTGTAGCTCAGTTGTGAAGTTTTACAGTGCTATGAGGTTTGTTATTCAATGGTGTAGGTGGGTTTTCTGTCCATGGAGTAGCTTTAGAAATGAGTGTTTTCACTCAAGTGTGAGGCCGTACCGTAGCATAGGTTTCTAGCAAGTGTCATGCTCGACTGTCGTTTGGTGTTGTGCAGTCTATTTAGAAggctattttgaggccttactgtaGCATGAGAGAGTGCATGGCATTTGGAAGTCTTAAAGTAGCGTGATGTCTTGGAGTCTATAGTGAAGCCTGAGGGACCTGTAGTTGTTTagtctgttttcctgtctgacTGTACGATGTTGTGTTGCACTCAGGTTGGAAGCCTTagttgtgtgtgtagtttttttaCTTATGTACTTACTGGAAGCCTTGCTATGGTGTGATAGTATGATGTGTGTCCTAGTTGTAGTGTAGTTCTGGGCTATTGTAGTCAGTTTTTGATGCATTACTCAACCATGACGTCTGTGAGGTCTTCATGTCGTTTGTCCAATGGTATGCTAGTTTTAGGCATGACTACATGATGTGTCATggtcatactgtatgtatacgTTGTATGTAAGGGGCTAAACGGAGAAGcatgagaagcagagaggaatgtttttttcatgtccAAAAAGCAAAGACATACGATGGAGTGGAAATCTAAGAAGCTGGGATGTCCAGAGACCCAAGTGGAAGGACACTGTGTTGGGCATACTACAAGGAATGCATATGTGATGGTTGATCAGGCCATTCATCTGATGGCAGGAGGCATGGCAAAGCACTAGTGTGGCCACCAATGGACTGATGGAAAGCCAAAGCAGACCATCACCTTGTGAGTAACATATATGTGTCACTTGTATGTAGACAGCATAAAGCAGCAAAGGTCTGGTCTAAGGTAAAAGGGAAACGTGCCGACGAATTCCTTGGCCCGTCGTCCAGGTCGCTGTATCCATGTTGTGCAGGCCCATGCGGTTGCTGCCTTCATGTCACGGTGGCAGTTTTGGGGGTGGCGGTCTGTGGATCCAGCCTCACAGGATGCCACTGTCCAGCATCAGCAGTAAGAGCAGTGTGTTCACTGGGAAATGAGGggaaacagagtgaggacaaAAGAGTAAGTCATAGTAAAGAGATGGCTGTACAAAAGGAACGTGTTTGTTTTCAGCGGAGTCAATGGTGTTGTAAAGTATGTCAGTGCAAtgtactgtgatgtttttcaaTCCATTGTGAAGTCTTTCTATAGGGTGTTGTGGACTGCATTTTGGTGTCTTACTTATTAGTCTTATGCTTTTCATTGCAGTGTGAAGCTTTCCTATTGTGTGATGGTTTTCATTCCATGTAGAAGCCGTACTGTAGTGTGACATGTTTCCATCCATGTTCAGGTCTTATGACAGTATGTTGGTTTTGATTTACCTGTGAAACCTTAGTGTAGTATGATGGTTTTACTCAGTGTTGAAGCTGTACTGCAGGTTGATGTTTTGTAGTCAATAtcgaagccttactatactatgttgttttggATTGTATTGTGAAGCTTAACTCTAGTGTGACGAGTGTCTCCACTTTTcagccttagtatagtatgacctctgTGAGGTCTTCATGTCGTTTGTTCATTTGTATGCTAGTTTTAGGCATTACCACATGATGTGTCAttgtcatactgtatgtgtacttTGTATGTAAGGGGCTAAACGGAGAAtcaggagaagcagagaggaatgtttttttgatttcaaaaaAGGAAAGATTCTTAGATTGAGCTGCAATCTAAGAATGTGGGATGTACAGAGACCCAAGTGAAAGGACACACGGCTGGGCATACTACAAGGAATGCATATGTGATGGTTGATCAGGCCATTCATCTGATGGCAGGAGGCATGGCAAAGCACTAGTGTGGCCACAAATGGAAATATAGAAAGCTAAAGCAGACCATCACCTTGTGAGTAACATATATATGTAACTTGTATGTAGACAGCATAAAGCAGCAAAGGGCTGGTTGAAGGTAAAAGTGAAATGCGCTGATTATTTACTTGGCCCGTCGTCCAGGTCGCTGTATCCATGTTGTGCAGCCCCATGTGGCTGCTTCCTTCATGTCAAGGTGGCAGTTTTGGGGGTGGCGGTGTTTGGATGCAGCCTCACAGGATGCCACTGTTCAGCATCAGCAGTAAGAGCAGTGTCTTCACTGGGAAATGAGGgaaaacagagtgaggacaAATGAGTAAGTCATAGTAAAGAGATGGCTGTACAAAAGGAACGTGTGTGTTTTAAGCGGAGTCAGTGGCGTTGTAAATTATTTCATTGCGTTGTCTGAAAAAGGGATATGTCAAGATAGAGTGTCGTGGTTTAGAAATCTCATGTGTTTATTCAGTGTAGAATGTCCTTAAAGTAAAAGTTCAAATCATGGAAATCATAGTATGTCGTGGTTGAGTGTATTTTAATGCCCTACTAGGGtatgatgtgtgtgagtgagtgttgaAGTGTTGTGTCACTTTGTGCGTGCATGGTATTATGTCGGTTTTGTGGTATGTAGGCCTTACTGTAGTTGGACATGTGTAAGGCAAATCGGAAGCGTTAGTGTAGTATGTTGTGGTAGAATGCATGTGGatgctgtactgtactgtgatgttttccagTCAGTGGTGATGCTTTACTGCAGTCAGTGAGTAGGCACGCCATATGTATCCTTAGTTGTGCTGAGCTATGATTTTAAGTAATGAATGTTGCAGATTATGTGACGTGAAATGTGTAGCCATACATTTGGAGGCCTTACTGTGGTATGTAGTGGTTTAGTAAAGTGTGATGTCTGAGTGTAGTATGATGTGTCGCCAGCAAGTGTATGCAATGTAGAAGCCTTACTGTAGTCTGACGGTTTGTAGTCTATGTGGAAGCCGTagtatactgtgatgttttgtgGTCTATGTAGAAGTCGTATGATATGATTGAAGCTTGCCACTGTATGTAGAGGTGTTATGCAACTGGTTGTTGTCAGTCCACTTTGAAGTGTTTGTGTCGTTAGTCGTTTGTGATTCCATGGGCAATGAATTGTATTTTGAGAGCAGTTTCCACAGTCAGAAAGTTGTCGAAGCGCTTTAGAGATTGTCGGAGCGTGACCTCAGAGCCAGCAGTGAAGGCGACGGTGTCCAGGAGAACTCTCAGCAGAAGCGGTAGAGTTGTCACAGTGTTGCTGGAAACAGGAAAGTGTGTAGCGATCCGGTCGTCGCTGTCAATGTCGAGCGGTAAGTGTGTCGGTGTAACAGGCGAGCGGTCATTGCGTGGGTGTGAGGAGAAGGTTTCGGCATATGAGGTCGTCGCTGTCAATGTGCAGCGGTGAAGCAGCGTGTGTTTAGCTAGGGGCTTGAAGCATGCCTGGTAGAGCTGTAAGCGGGTGCAAGTACGAGGGTGAGTGCCATGAGTTTGTAGATGTGTATGTTGAGCTGTAAGTGGTTAGCAGTGAacccggtgtgtgtgtgtgcaatagCGCTAGCTGGAATGAGTTTGCGGTCCTATCAGAGGTCTTAGGGACAAGTCAAAGTGGCAAGGCAATAGGTGTTAGCTGTACACGTGGAGTGGTTAGTGTGGAGCAGTAAGTCCGAAGGTGAGTGCCATAAGTGTGTAGATGTGTACGGGGAGTTGTAGGTGGTGAGTAGTGAATACGGATGGTGTATGCAGTAGCAGTATTGGTATCGTGTGCGCTTTAAGTATGTTGGAGTTATACTTGTGCCATGTGCTCATTGTTGGACTGtgaaaggtttatcttatctcaTTTTATCCTATGTCTTGTCTTATGCTAGAGGTCCTATGGATGAGCAGTGAAGTCAAAGTGGCTAGGCAATAGGTGGTAGCTGGACAGGTGGAGTTGTAAGTGTGTAGGTGTCGGTGCGGTGTGGCGACGGCTTAGGCGGAGCGGCAGAGTAGCGACGAGGCATGGTGGAGTAGTCAGGGGTGAGGTGGGAAGTCAGAGCACAGACGGCTTAGCTTCAAGCACTGTGTAAGCGCAAGTGTTAGCGGCTCAGGTGGCAGTGCACAGGTGTGGCTTGAAGATTGTAGTTGTAACTGCTGAGCGTTCCACACTTGTGGTGTATCGAGTTGTCGACGTGTTCTACCTGTCTAGGGGAGGACGCCAGCGGAGGAGCGAGGGTGTCCCAAGAGTTTGCAGCACGGTGTCTTAGTCAACGTTGTCTTTGTTTCCGTTGTAGGCGCGGCACGTCTCGCTCCCTCTACCTGGCCTGCGCGTCGGAAGGTGTCGGCCAAGGGGGGCCAAGCAGAAGAGGAGGTGCGAGAGAGACGAGGAGAAGGACGACACAGAGCGGCCGACAGGGAGAAGAGGCGACGGAGTGCGGCCGACAGGGAGCAGAGGCGGGcgacagggagaagaggagagcgagTGCGGCCgacagggagcagaggagagggaggagatcGAGTGCGGCCGAccgggagaagaggagagggaggagatcGAGTGCGGCcgacagggagaagaggagagggagaagaggagagcgagTGCGGCCgacagggagcagaggagagggaggagatcGAGTGCGGCcgacagggagaagaggagagggagaagaggagagcgagTGCGGCCGAccgggagaagaggagagggaggagatcGAGTGCGGCCGACAGGGAGAAGTGGAGAGCGAGTGCGGCcgacagggagaagaggagagcgagTGCGGCCGAccgggagaagaggagagggaggagatcGAGTGCGGCCGACAGGGAGAAGTGGAGATCGAGTGCGGCcgacagggagaagaggagagcgagTGCGGGcgacagggagaagaggagagcgagTGCGGCcgacagggagaagaggagagcgagTGCGGCCGACAGGGAGAAGAGGCgacgatgtggaggagcagaggaggacgGCGGCGTGCATGGCCAACAGTTTGCTGGCGGCGAACCATCAGCGTTGGATGAGAAGGCGAGCTGGAGTAGGGTGCCTACGAGGTCGTGGACTTGTTCTGTGTATGCCAAGAGGCTGTGGGTGGAAATGCATGTGGCTAAGAAAGTGTCGTGTGTATCGGTCTATGTGTCTATGTTTTGGCATGTCTATGTAGAGACATATGTGGAGATGTGTGTACCAATGGATGTATGTCCCAATAAAGACCTGATCTTATATGTGTCTGCGTGTGAAATGATAGAGTGTGTTTGGAATGAGAGAACGAGCCCAGGGTACAAGTGTCACGTTTTATTGGCAAATGGAGTGAACAGTTGTATGTGGACATCAATAAAAGCAGGGGCAACTCCGCAGTGGAGTCATGTTCCGGAACAGAAGCAGTTGTACGTGTGTCTTATTGGCATGTGGAAGCCGACATGTAGCATGACATGAAGACAGCACCCCGTAGGTACTGTAAGGGCCACACGGTGTAGAAATGGATGTGTCCCCTACAAAGGACTGTGTGCCCCCTTCCCCCCActgtacaggaaaaaaaatttctACGGGAGGCCCAAAaacacttatatatatatatatatatatatatatatatatatatatatatatatatattaaaaaaaaaaaaaaaaaaaaagagtgtttttcaaCGTTTTTTGGAGTTTTTGCCAAAGACTAAGTCTTGCTTGAAGACTTAGTCTTTTTTGGAGACTTAGTCTGAAAACCAGACTAAGTCTCCAAAAAAGACTAAGTCTTCAAGCAAGACTTAGTCTTTGGAAACAAGGCTAGCTGCTTCAAGCTAACACGTTAGCTTGAAACACTTAGTCTTATTTTTGAAGACTTAGCCCAAAAACGGCTAAGTCTTCAAAAATAAGACTAAGTGCTTCAAGCTAACGTGTTAGCTTGAAGCAGCTAGTCTTGTTTTAGAGACTTAGcgtttgaaaaaggctaagtgtttgaagctaacgtcttagcttcaaacacttagcctttttcaaaggctaagtctcggagacaaagcgtttgaaaaaggctaagtgtttgaagctaacgtcttagcttcaaacacttagcctttttcaaaggctaagtctcggagacaaagcgtttgaaaaaggctaagtgtttaaagctaacgtcttagcttcaaacacttagcctttttcaaaggctaagtctcggagacaaagcgtttgaaaaaggctaagtgtttaaagctaacgtcttagcttcaaacacttagcctttttcaaaggctaagtctcggagacaaagcgtttgaaaaagactaagtgtttaaagctaacgtcttagcttcaaacacttagcctttttcaaaggctaagtctcggagacaaagcgtttgaaaaagactaagtgtttgaagctaacgtcttagcttcaaacacttagcctttttcaaaggctaagtctcggagacaaagcgtttgaaaaagactaagtgtttgaagctaacgtcttagcttcaaacacttagcctttttcaaaggctaagtctcggagacaaagcgtttgaaaaagactaagtgtttgaagctaacgtcttagcttcaaacacttagcctttttcaaaggctaagtctcagagacaaagtgtttgacaAAGTCTAACTGtttaaagctaacgtcttagcttcaaacaattagtctttGACAAAGACTAAGTctctaaaaagagacaaagtgtttgaaaaagtctaactgtttaaagctaacgtcttagcttcaaaca
This genomic interval carries:
- the LOC121178231 gene encoding cyclic nucleotide-gated cation channel beta-1-like, which gives rise to MPGRAGRTPAEERGCPKSLQHGVLVNVVFVSVVGAARLAPSTWPARRKVSAKGGQAEEEVRERRGEGRHRAADREKRRRSAADREQRRATGRRGERVRPTGRRGERVRPTGSRGEGGDRVRPTGRRGEGEEESECGRPGEEEREEIECGRQGEVESECGRQGEEESECGRPGEEEREEIECGRQGEVEIECGRQGEEESECGRQGEEESECGRQGEEESECGRQGEEATMWRSRGGRRRAWPTVCWRRTISVG